The following coding sequences lie in one Methanopyrus sp. SNP6 genomic window:
- a CDS encoding cyclic 2,3-diphosphoglycerate synthase: MTAVKKILALVDGEHYIPVTREALETVEELDLGELVGAVFIGGTEKISEPETVKRELGVRVWLPESEGEIPVDLIVEVIEEEDVDVVLDLSDEPVVSPDDRFEIASAVLSAGAEYWCPDLRLKPVEFHDVLEKPSLRIIGTGKRVGKTAVSAYTCRVLNARGYNPCVVVMGRGGPREPEIVRGDEIELTPEYLLKEAEKGKHAASDHWEDALLSRIPTVGCRRCAGGLAGRTFTTNIVRGAKVANELPADFIVVEGSGAAVPPIKTDAGIVIVGANQPLEHIGGYLGPYRIRMCDLAIITMCEEPMADDAKIRKVERTVREAGDGIEVLLSVFRPKPTEDVEGKRAVFVTTAPNEVVPRLVEHLEEEYGCEIVGTSPHLSNRPKLRKDLKKYIDGADVLLAELKAAAVDVATREALKAGLDVVYVDNVPIAVGGDYDHVGDAVENVAELAIDRFEG; this comes from the coding sequence CTGACCGCTGTGAAGAAGATACTTGCGTTGGTGGACGGTGAGCACTACATCCCCGTAACCAGAGAGGCGTTGGAGACCGTAGAGGAATTGGACCTAGGAGAACTCGTAGGTGCCGTGTTCATCGGAGGGACCGAGAAGATCAGCGAGCCCGAGACCGTCAAACGTGAGCTGGGTGTACGGGTCTGGCTACCGGAATCCGAGGGCGAGATACCGGTAGACTTGATCGTCGAGGTGATCGAGGAAGAGGACGTAGACGTGGTGCTGGACCTGAGTGACGAGCCCGTGGTCAGTCCCGACGACAGGTTTGAGATAGCCTCAGCGGTACTCTCGGCGGGAGCGGAGTACTGGTGCCCGGACCTCCGGCTGAAGCCGGTGGAGTTCCACGATGTCCTCGAGAAGCCGTCGCTTCGGATCATAGGAACAGGAAAGAGAGTCGGCAAGACCGCCGTCTCCGCCTACACCTGTCGTGTGCTCAATGCACGGGGTTACAACCCGTGCGTAGTGGTAATGGGTCGTGGAGGACCGAGGGAACCCGAAATAGTGCGTGGGGACGAGATCGAGCTGACCCCAGAGTACCTATTGAAAGAGGCCGAGAAAGGTAAGCACGCGGCGAGCGATCACTGGGAAGACGCGCTCCTCAGCAGGATTCCGACGGTCGGGTGTCGACGGTGCGCGGGTGGATTGGCGGGACGCACCTTCACCACGAACATCGTGCGCGGTGCCAAGGTAGCTAACGAGTTGCCGGCCGACTTCATCGTGGTCGAAGGCAGCGGCGCGGCCGTACCGCCGATCAAAACGGACGCGGGTATCGTGATCGTCGGGGCCAACCAGCCACTAGAGCACATCGGCGGGTACTTAGGCCCCTACAGGATCCGGATGTGCGATCTGGCTATCATCACGATGTGCGAGGAACCGATGGCGGACGACGCGAAAATCAGGAAGGTCGAGCGCACCGTCCGGGAAGCCGGAGACGGCATCGAAGTATTACTTTCGGTATTCCGACCTAAACCCACCGAGGACGTGGAGGGTAAGCGTGCGGTATTCGTAACGACGGCACCTAATGAGGTCGTCCCGAGACTCGTCGAGCACCTAGAAGAGGAATACGGGTGTGAGATCGTCGGGACGTCGCCGCACCTCAGTAACCGTCCGAAGCTCCGCAAAGACCTGAAGAAGTACATCGACGGGGCGGACGTACTGCTCGCGGAGCTGAAGGCAGCCGCCGTCGACGTGGCCACTAGGGAGGCCCTGAAGGCCGGACTGGACGTGGTGTACGTGGACAACGTCCCTATTGCCGTCGGAGGTGATTACGACCACGTGGGTGACGCCGTGGAGAACGTAGCCGAGCTGGCGATCGATCGGTTCGAGGGTTAA
- a CDS encoding prenyltransferase/squalene oxidase repeat-containing protein yields MRLVHGGILSLVAALCLLGAVEADLVSDVQQRCEQAVDWLLKNQQPDGGWLYEGTQKSSAMDTGVVLLGLCEVYDKLPKGQQSKVREAVDHGVEFLKKCWDDNRKMFWDYPNRGGREEYMPMYTVHALMGLIAVEKKFPDIAEKYGVSKFIDEALRKLLSMQNDDGSWSNFGPGSWQNPGRCTGLVVWLAEWSGRYGPSDKRIESGLKYIESHLGKSPLGGMISSNGPKIDFTAWDMLAFYFSGNKYYRGFVPKLQEGVLGFQRKDGAFAAHTSVYDSEYGPEGTAAPCPHKTARVLFALMLTGADPNDDRVKKAVEFLLNTRSQSEGAWFWPTMNDPSKPQENPMRAYCTGWCLAALGAWLQKAKRGGVPVSPLAVLALAFIPARRAWRAGIP; encoded by the coding sequence GTGAGGTTAGTTCATGGTGGGATACTATCTCTCGTCGCTGCCCTCTGCTTGTTGGGCGCGGTCGAGGCGGACCTCGTGAGTGATGTCCAACAGCGCTGCGAGCAGGCAGTGGATTGGCTCCTTAAGAACCAGCAACCGGACGGCGGTTGGTTGTACGAGGGGACCCAGAAATCCTCCGCAATGGACACCGGGGTGGTCCTACTGGGATTGTGCGAAGTATATGATAAGCTCCCTAAGGGTCAACAAAGTAAAGTACGAGAGGCCGTGGACCACGGCGTCGAGTTCCTGAAGAAGTGTTGGGACGACAACAGAAAGATGTTCTGGGATTACCCTAACAGAGGAGGAAGGGAAGAGTACATGCCGATGTACACCGTTCACGCGCTGATGGGTCTCATCGCTGTCGAGAAGAAGTTCCCGGATATCGCTGAAAAATACGGTGTGAGTAAATTCATCGATGAAGCCCTAAGAAAGCTGCTGAGTATGCAAAACGACGACGGATCATGGAGCAACTTCGGCCCGGGTTCGTGGCAGAACCCGGGGCGGTGTACAGGACTCGTCGTATGGTTGGCGGAGTGGTCCGGGAGGTACGGACCCAGTGACAAGCGCATCGAAAGTGGCCTTAAGTACATCGAAAGTCATCTAGGGAAGTCGCCTTTAGGTGGGATGATCTCCAGCAACGGGCCGAAGATCGACTTCACGGCTTGGGACATGCTGGCGTTCTACTTCTCGGGTAACAAGTATTACCGTGGTTTCGTGCCGAAGCTGCAGGAGGGAGTGCTAGGGTTCCAGCGTAAGGATGGTGCGTTCGCTGCTCACACGTCGGTGTACGACAGTGAGTACGGTCCGGAAGGAACCGCAGCTCCGTGTCCACACAAGACGGCGCGAGTGTTGTTCGCGTTGATGCTGACGGGAGCCGACCCGAACGACGACCGAGTGAAAAAAGCCGTGGAGTTCCTACTGAACACGAGGAGCCAATCAGAGGGAGCGTGGTTCTGGCCTACGATGAACGACCCATCGAAGCCGCAGGAAAACCCGATGAGGGCGTACTGTACGGGTTGGTGTCTAGCCGCACTGGGTGCGTGGCTGCAGAAGGCCAAGAGAGGCGGAGTACCGGTATCACCGTTGGCAGTGCTGGCGCTGGCGTTCATTCCAGCTCGTCGAGCTTGGCGGGCAGGTATTCCTTGA
- a CDS encoding phosphoribosylanthranilate isomerase has product MVRVKICGVTRPEDAATADEAGTDAVGCVVEVPVSTPRKVSAEHANEVFSVVSPFVSRVAVLMDNLEPVDRLEEATAVQLHGTEDTETCEKLSELGFDVIKTFWVDQRGSVWLGEESIREEVLVEYCEVVDAVLLDTKSEGGGGSGERHNWNVSAQLVRRLSVPVILAGGLNPENVREAIETVNPYAVDTSSGVEKEPGIKDPEAIEKFVRVTKST; this is encoded by the coding sequence GTGGTTAGGGTGAAGATCTGCGGTGTAACCAGGCCCGAGGATGCAGCGACAGCCGACGAGGCGGGAACCGACGCCGTCGGTTGCGTGGTAGAAGTTCCCGTTTCCACACCACGAAAAGTGTCCGCGGAGCACGCGAACGAGGTGTTCTCCGTAGTTTCACCGTTCGTGTCGAGGGTCGCAGTGCTGATGGACAACCTAGAACCTGTCGACCGGCTGGAAGAAGCCACTGCCGTGCAACTTCATGGAACGGAGGACACGGAAACCTGTGAAAAGCTCAGCGAGCTTGGATTCGACGTCATCAAGACGTTCTGGGTGGATCAGCGAGGGTCCGTATGGTTGGGAGAGGAATCGATAAGGGAAGAAGTGCTAGTTGAGTACTGTGAAGTCGTGGACGCCGTGCTCTTGGACACCAAATCCGAGGGAGGTGGAGGATCCGGTGAGCGTCACAATTGGAACGTGTCGGCACAATTGGTCAGGCGACTGAGCGTACCAGTGATCCTTGCTGGTGGTCTGAACCCGGAGAACGTCAGGGAAGCCATCGAGACCGTCAACCCGTACGCCGTCGACACATCTTCAGGGGTGGAAAAAGAGCCGGGAATCAAGGATCCTGAGGCCATAGAGAAGTTCGTGAGGGTCACCAAGTCGACTTAG
- a CDS encoding DNA topoisomerase IV subunit A, translating into MSEALQRLREFAKQVMKCVEKDEPVRIPKRTTSNIRYDPKRGIFTLGPDKLERRPRTLKGSKKLAQMLSVAAFAKELVEKGRSATLREIYYTSEGWEVDFKDQRESDAIVEDLEATLGLKREEFGVWPEEDGAAVYGDLLVRENRVEIHAERAGISGYNIPPNVDDVEILDCGAERVIAVETMGMYRRLVQERAHEKLDALIVGLKGQAARATRRLLRRLNEELGLPVYVFTDGDPYGWHIYMVIRSGSAKAAHLNEELACPDAKFIGVTATDIVEYNLPTEPLKKTDYKRIEELRRDPRYDDPFWKKELDLLEKLGKKAEQQAFAKYSLDYVVKEYLPAKLDELE; encoded by the coding sequence ATGTCCGAAGCGCTACAACGCCTCCGCGAGTTCGCGAAGCAAGTCATGAAGTGCGTGGAGAAGGACGAACCAGTTCGAATACCGAAGCGTACAACTTCCAACATCCGTTACGATCCCAAGCGTGGAATCTTCACACTCGGTCCTGATAAGCTCGAGCGCCGTCCACGCACCCTGAAAGGCTCCAAGAAGTTAGCCCAGATGCTGAGCGTCGCCGCTTTCGCCAAGGAACTCGTGGAGAAGGGACGCTCCGCTACTCTCAGGGAAATCTACTACACTAGTGAAGGATGGGAAGTCGACTTCAAGGATCAGCGCGAAAGCGATGCGATCGTGGAGGACTTAGAGGCAACGCTAGGCCTCAAGCGTGAAGAGTTTGGTGTATGGCCCGAGGAGGACGGTGCTGCCGTATACGGTGACTTACTAGTTCGGGAGAACCGTGTCGAAATTCACGCCGAGCGAGCCGGGATCAGCGGCTATAACATTCCGCCTAACGTCGACGACGTCGAGATACTGGATTGTGGCGCCGAACGCGTGATCGCCGTCGAGACCATGGGTATGTACCGTAGGCTCGTCCAGGAGCGCGCTCACGAGAAGCTGGACGCGCTGATCGTGGGGCTGAAAGGTCAAGCCGCCCGGGCGACCAGACGATTGCTCCGACGTCTGAACGAGGAATTGGGATTACCAGTGTACGTGTTCACGGACGGGGATCCCTACGGCTGGCACATTTACATGGTAATAAGGAGTGGGAGCGCCAAGGCAGCTCACCTCAACGAGGAGCTCGCGTGCCCCGACGCTAAATTCATCGGCGTCACAGCCACTGACATCGTCGAGTACAACCTCCCCACGGAACCCCTGAAAAAGACCGATTACAAGAGGATAGAGGAGTTACGACGAGATCCGCGGTACGACGACCCGTTCTGGAAGAAAGAACTTGATTTGTTGGAAAAACTCGGAAAGAAGGCCGAGCAGCAGGCGTTCGCGAAGTATTCCTTGGACTACGTCGTCAAGGAATACCTGCCCGCCAAGCTCGACGAGCTGGAATGA
- a CDS encoding serine protein kinase RIO: MTEDKYFSAIEELEPKPGKVKRLEKTLEDLKVEEEVFDQYTLMTLYELSRRGYIDGLMGFVKTGKEANVARGVRGDELVAVKIYRVATSDFRRMWRYIRGDPRFENIGRKRHRIVYAWAEKEFKNLTRAYGAGVRCPEPIAHLNNVLIMEFIGDDEGNPYPLMKDNPPEEEYAEDVFSNILDDYRRMYRKAEIVHGDLSEYNVLYRGEGDYVIIDFSQGVVLDHPIAEELLIRDLRNLIRFFERLRVDTPTLEEVLEYVRG, from the coding sequence TTGACCGAGGATAAGTATTTCTCCGCGATCGAGGAACTGGAGCCGAAACCAGGAAAGGTCAAAAGACTGGAGAAAACCCTGGAAGACCTGAAGGTAGAAGAGGAAGTCTTCGACCAGTACACCCTAATGACCCTGTACGAGCTGTCCAGGCGTGGGTATATCGACGGGCTCATGGGGTTCGTGAAGACTGGGAAGGAAGCCAACGTCGCCAGGGGAGTCCGTGGCGACGAGCTAGTCGCCGTCAAGATTTACCGCGTCGCTACCAGCGACTTCCGCCGGATGTGGAGGTATATCCGGGGCGATCCCAGATTCGAGAACATCGGGCGAAAACGACACCGTATCGTCTATGCCTGGGCCGAGAAGGAATTCAAGAACTTAACCCGAGCTTACGGGGCCGGTGTAAGGTGTCCTGAGCCGATCGCTCACTTGAACAATGTACTGATTATGGAGTTCATAGGAGATGACGAAGGGAACCCGTACCCGTTGATGAAGGACAATCCTCCGGAGGAAGAATACGCGGAAGACGTTTTCTCGAATATCCTCGATGACTACCGCAGGATGTATCGTAAAGCCGAGATAGTCCACGGCGACCTCAGCGAGTACAACGTCCTCTACCGGGGCGAGGGCGACTACGTGATCATAGATTTCTCCCAAGGGGTCGTGCTGGATCATCCTATCGCCGAAGAGCTGTTGATACGTGATTTGCGGAACCTCATTCGGTTCTTCGAGCGCCTGAGAGTTGACACTCCCACGTTAGAAGAGGTCCTCGAGTACGTCCGGGGGTGA
- a CDS encoding cobaltochelatase subunit CobN — translation MLPILPLLMPVTASSQLQFHTPDAGVKPDVYWSDFLGYPTGALFREVIMPDSRGEVVTPPTHFGGKLYRQNAEIVQKLVDRWRELSEKPNDRKVIALVYYDWPPGRESIRASGLDVFGSLVNIMANLKAAGYRVSTPWDDQLLKIAQLEREGRWDEAAELVQKISQKLARMIEKYGVNVGWWHGDYLRAMYDHHAYLMTIPVSEYLKWYNRLPEPVRLYVEYGIPGLLYGYAELLHRVLEGRALEGRSLETLSRNLNAMLRDVETLLNDLGVPDTTDVLKALRELVDALLRYAAGKSGHNELERAFRRAVDLGREFERRYHTGIFGWGPPPGDVMVVNDEFVVPGLKFGNIILLPQPPRGLLWGMAAYHSLLLPPPHYYLAVYLWLKHHVDVVVHVGSHGTLEWLPLRRTFLSHIDFPTVLLGDVPHVYLWCPTNGELYNVKWRTSAVVLSYLPPAPSTAYDFYLNTLVKLLHSCFHVFEGNPEVEEKLKPVIMELLKRTRIYEWMGLTWNDVERMARTDFSRLVSELHSHLHIMQAHGESPTPVKLARHLHVYGLVTSEEVREYVSALLFREYLKLASETYGEDLESMLSPENIAKYGERALELFDRMWKEWQSLVRNPSELRLRYPKLYREMERIRDLIVTSAKLEIENLLRVLEGQSVPMGPPGDPTVDISVLPTGRMLCLLNPELIPSETAWMLSGWVTVKQNTFFVLSAADVLNDRGLSLAVLLKSSGVNRVGGRYVLSGSPVYSPVLVCQGLEAIFARMPAGRALLKSHVEAVLRAPKDIFAVANLLKTLPDRCKDPDFRKSLASIRLDPKLLDRGIEVLRKFSASLGDVDVRPTFRPGPLWYAAWAVKFLYDVQVNGTPIEKAAIRAALCVYCPADYTMGVIAATERLKPEEWETLARSLSSKLENVLTPEGPEPAPGLLRIDLLIVDSVLKPVTDRLWGVLAEDVIEFYGGLLAVAILVRGLPDPLVLDEVSSLRIRQLFGELSREFHSLWMDRDWLLSLRTAGEANDLMDRVSRLMSWMILFAPTILNPTTVAEKAIAGVLGQLFFELVQRFVLDQEVVRHLERLNPYVVESIVGRVFVILDSDFGFKLLRWSYHYQVLYQLGELEEAEKWVRRFRETARRFSLETFTRMVSKYGPCGCLAVALNPALRGILEEFTAVVELLIPNPFSVGVSPVITTVPSFSTMLSSTMSSERTSASPGSTSILTTRVSSVATVSSGVTSASVTKDRSFPSEHIFSKVTGTAAITTKCQKSSGISPNGSSPARSVSTYGTGSAASAEVLKRQGGSSGSPVSPILRYLIMAAVVGTLILWFVWMRYGSVTTKSTW, via the coding sequence GTGCTCCCAATCCTACCACTCTTGATGCCGGTAACGGCATCGTCGCAGCTTCAGTTCCACACACCCGACGCAGGTGTCAAGCCTGACGTCTACTGGTCCGACTTCTTAGGGTATCCGACCGGAGCGCTGTTCCGCGAGGTGATCATGCCTGACTCCCGCGGCGAGGTGGTGACGCCGCCCACTCACTTTGGCGGGAAGCTGTATCGACAGAACGCCGAGATCGTGCAGAAGCTAGTCGATCGGTGGAGAGAACTGTCCGAGAAACCGAACGATAGGAAGGTGATCGCGCTAGTGTACTACGACTGGCCTCCGGGTAGGGAATCGATCCGGGCGTCGGGATTGGACGTCTTCGGGTCTCTCGTCAACATCATGGCGAACCTGAAGGCGGCCGGTTACAGAGTGAGTACGCCTTGGGATGATCAACTCCTGAAGATAGCCCAACTCGAGCGGGAAGGGCGTTGGGACGAGGCCGCCGAGCTAGTTCAGAAAATCTCCCAAAAGCTAGCTAGGATGATCGAGAAGTATGGTGTGAACGTGGGCTGGTGGCACGGTGACTACCTCCGCGCCATGTACGACCATCACGCATACCTCATGACCATCCCCGTCTCGGAGTACTTGAAGTGGTACAATCGGCTCCCCGAGCCGGTTCGTCTCTACGTGGAGTACGGTATTCCGGGTCTCCTGTACGGATACGCCGAGCTCTTGCACCGAGTCCTGGAAGGCCGAGCCCTGGAAGGTAGATCACTCGAGACGTTGTCCCGCAACCTGAACGCCATGTTACGCGACGTTGAGACTCTCCTGAACGACCTCGGGGTACCCGACACAACCGACGTCCTGAAAGCTCTGCGGGAGCTTGTCGACGCACTGCTCCGTTACGCCGCCGGAAAGTCTGGGCATAACGAGCTGGAGCGCGCGTTCCGACGTGCCGTCGATCTGGGTCGCGAGTTCGAACGGCGGTACCATACCGGTATCTTCGGATGGGGTCCTCCACCGGGTGATGTTATGGTGGTCAACGACGAGTTCGTCGTGCCGGGACTGAAGTTCGGAAACATCATACTATTACCTCAACCTCCACGCGGTCTACTCTGGGGGATGGCCGCTTACCACTCATTGCTCCTACCTCCGCCGCATTATTACCTCGCAGTTTACCTCTGGCTGAAGCATCACGTGGACGTCGTCGTACACGTGGGATCTCACGGTACGCTGGAGTGGCTGCCGTTGCGCCGCACGTTCTTGTCTCACATCGACTTCCCGACCGTGCTCCTAGGCGACGTACCCCACGTGTACCTGTGGTGTCCGACGAACGGCGAGCTCTACAACGTCAAGTGGAGGACGTCCGCCGTGGTCCTGAGCTACCTCCCACCCGCGCCCTCTACGGCTTATGACTTCTACCTCAACACACTCGTAAAGCTGCTGCACTCGTGCTTCCACGTCTTCGAGGGTAATCCCGAGGTGGAGGAGAAGCTGAAGCCCGTGATCATGGAACTCCTCAAGCGCACCCGGATTTATGAGTGGATGGGCCTCACTTGGAATGACGTGGAACGGATGGCCCGGACGGACTTTAGCCGTCTCGTTTCCGAGCTCCACTCTCACTTGCATATCATGCAAGCTCACGGTGAATCGCCGACGCCGGTCAAGTTGGCCCGTCATCTGCACGTCTACGGCCTTGTGACCTCGGAAGAGGTCCGTGAGTACGTCTCCGCGCTGCTGTTCCGTGAGTACCTGAAGCTCGCGTCCGAAACCTACGGCGAGGACCTCGAGTCGATGCTCTCACCGGAGAACATAGCTAAGTACGGGGAAAGGGCACTGGAGCTCTTCGATCGCATGTGGAAGGAGTGGCAGTCACTCGTTCGTAACCCATCGGAGCTCCGGCTTCGCTACCCTAAGCTGTACCGTGAGATGGAACGTATCAGAGATCTCATCGTCACTTCTGCTAAGCTCGAAATCGAGAACCTCCTGCGCGTTCTGGAAGGGCAGTCGGTGCCCATGGGCCCGCCGGGTGATCCGACCGTAGACATCTCCGTGCTACCTACGGGTAGAATGCTCTGCTTGCTGAACCCCGAGCTGATACCGTCTGAGACGGCGTGGATGCTTTCCGGGTGGGTCACTGTTAAGCAGAACACTTTCTTCGTTCTATCCGCCGCAGATGTTCTCAACGATCGTGGGCTGTCTCTCGCGGTTCTACTAAAATCATCCGGTGTCAACCGCGTGGGAGGGCGTTACGTGTTATCTGGATCCCCCGTTTACTCCCCGGTCCTCGTATGCCAGGGGCTCGAGGCGATATTCGCCCGAATGCCGGCTGGGCGGGCGCTCCTTAAGTCACACGTCGAAGCCGTTCTTAGGGCCCCGAAGGACATCTTCGCCGTAGCAAACTTGTTGAAGACCCTCCCTGACAGGTGTAAGGATCCGGACTTCCGTAAATCGTTGGCATCGATACGGTTGGACCCGAAACTCTTGGATAGAGGTATAGAGGTGCTCCGGAAGTTCTCCGCTTCCCTAGGTGACGTCGACGTGCGCCCGACGTTCCGACCTGGTCCCCTCTGGTACGCAGCATGGGCGGTGAAGTTCCTCTACGACGTCCAGGTGAACGGAACGCCGATCGAGAAGGCCGCGATCAGGGCCGCATTGTGCGTCTACTGTCCCGCTGACTACACGATGGGTGTCATAGCCGCGACGGAGCGCTTGAAACCCGAGGAGTGGGAAACGTTAGCTCGCTCCCTCTCGTCCAAGCTCGAGAACGTCTTAACCCCGGAAGGTCCTGAACCAGCCCCGGGACTCCTCCGAATAGACCTCCTCATCGTCGATTCCGTCCTGAAGCCCGTGACCGATAGGCTCTGGGGTGTTCTAGCGGAAGACGTGATCGAATTCTACGGTGGCCTTCTGGCCGTTGCGATACTGGTAAGAGGCCTGCCCGATCCGTTGGTGCTCGACGAAGTGTCTTCGTTGCGTATCCGTCAGCTGTTCGGTGAGCTCTCCCGAGAGTTTCACTCACTGTGGATGGACAGGGACTGGTTACTATCGCTCCGTACCGCGGGAGAGGCCAACGACTTAATGGATCGAGTTTCACGGTTGATGTCGTGGATGATACTGTTCGCTCCCACGATATTGAATCCGACTACCGTAGCCGAGAAAGCTATCGCCGGAGTACTGGGACAGCTATTCTTCGAGCTCGTTCAACGGTTCGTCCTGGATCAAGAGGTCGTGCGGCACTTGGAGAGGCTGAACCCGTACGTGGTCGAGTCGATAGTGGGCCGGGTGTTCGTGATTCTGGATTCCGATTTCGGCTTCAAGTTGCTGAGGTGGTCGTACCACTATCAGGTCCTATACCAGCTCGGAGAGCTCGAAGAAGCCGAGAAGTGGGTGCGAAGGTTTCGGGAAACGGCCAGACGGTTCTCGTTGGAGACGTTCACCAGGATGGTGAGTAAGTACGGTCCGTGCGGCTGTTTGGCAGTAGCTCTTAACCCCGCGCTCCGTGGGATCTTAGAGGAGTTTACCGCCGTTGTGGAACTCCTCATCCCCAACCCGTTCTCTGTGGGGGTGTCTCCGGTAATCACGACCGTTCCAAGCTTCAGCACAATGCTGAGTTCCACGATGTCAAGCGAGCGGACGTCGGCGTCTCCAGGGTCGACCTCCATCCTTACCACACGAGTGTCTTCAGTCGCGACCGTATCTTCCGGAGTTACTTCAGCTTCCGTGACTAAGGACCGTAGTTTTCCGTCTGAGCACATATTTTCGAAAGTGACGGGTACCGCGGCTATCACGACTAAATGTCAGAAGTCTTCCGGAATATCTCCAAACGGTAGCTCACCCGCGCGCAGCGTGTCCACCTACGGTACCGGGTCCGCGGCATCGGCTGAGGTGTTGAAACGACAGGGTGGTTCCTCGGGTTCACCCGTGTCACCGATCCTCAGGTACCTCATCATGGCCGCAGTAGTAGGGACGCTGATATTATGGTTCGTGTGGATGAGATATGGCAGTGTCACGACTAAGTCGACTTGGTGA
- a CDS encoding KH domain-containing protein, translating to MAELADEFYESAERVKIPKDRVGVLIGKDGETKRYIEEKTGVELRIDSKTGDVEIRPTERVKDPLDLIKAKECVLAIGRGFSPERAFRLLREEDASLEVIDLYELVGRNPKALERQRARIIGREGRTRQLIEELSGADVSIRGKTVALIGTPRQLQIARKAIEMLASGAPHGRVYRFLEDQRRKMKREKLRLWKDSEPPDIL from the coding sequence TTGGCGGAGCTGGCCGACGAGTTCTACGAAAGCGCCGAGCGCGTGAAGATCCCTAAAGATCGCGTCGGAGTGCTGATAGGTAAGGACGGCGAGACCAAGCGCTACATCGAAGAAAAGACGGGAGTTGAACTGCGCATAGACAGCAAGACGGGCGATGTCGAGATCCGTCCCACCGAGCGTGTTAAGGATCCGCTCGATCTCATCAAAGCCAAAGAATGTGTGTTGGCCATAGGTCGGGGGTTCTCCCCTGAGCGTGCGTTCCGACTCCTGAGGGAGGAGGACGCAAGTCTCGAAGTAATCGATCTGTACGAGCTTGTCGGCCGCAACCCGAAAGCGTTGGAGCGGCAGAGGGCTAGGATCATAGGTCGAGAGGGGCGCACTCGACAACTTATCGAGGAGCTCAGCGGTGCCGACGTGTCCATCCGCGGCAAGACGGTGGCCCTTATCGGAACACCCAGACAACTTCAGATCGCGAGGAAGGCGATCGAAATGCTCGCCTCGGGTGCTCCGCACGGGCGCGTGTACCGGTTCCTCGAGGACCAGCGTCGCAAGATGAAGCGCGAGAAGCTGCGCCTATGGAAAGACTCGGAGCCCCCCGACATCCTCTAA
- a CDS encoding histone family protein: MRKKLPVAPFDRALRAAGGDVRVSRKASETLRDHVQRLAEEIGKRAGKIAASRGSRFVERTDVERAFAEVVLGIDSD, translated from the coding sequence GTGCGGAAGAAGTTGCCGGTGGCTCCGTTCGACCGGGCCTTAAGGGCGGCCGGAGGGGACGTACGTGTAAGTCGGAAAGCCTCCGAAACTCTCAGGGATCACGTCCAACGGCTGGCGGAGGAAATCGGTAAACGGGCCGGAAAGATCGCGGCGTCGCGGGGAAGCCGGTTCGTGGAGCGGACAGACGTTGAGCGCGCCTTCGCTGAGGTGGTGCTCGGGATCGACAGTGATTAA
- the nucS gene encoding endonuclease NucS, with amino-acid sequence MTKVLVEPDPEEVKQLSEALGRQPVILAGICEAEYCGRAESVAGPALRIAMCKPDGTFILHNAMEKREPTNWNPAPSRQSIEVRDGCVVLRSRRLDVPEEVVVYFHRVFLACSLPKEGAKSEDSVFCLFKSEEDMKRVIRENPSVIEPGFRPVSEEVECEAGVADMVGYDEKGRFIVLELKRTRAGVSAASQLRRYVEAFREERCEEVRGILVAPSVTDKCRRLLEKYGLECKKLEPEPLREDGGKKQCTLTEFLDGEGD; translated from the coding sequence TTGACGAAGGTACTGGTGGAGCCGGATCCGGAGGAGGTGAAGCAGCTTTCGGAGGCCCTGGGACGACAACCGGTGATACTAGCAGGGATATGTGAGGCCGAGTATTGTGGCCGTGCCGAGTCGGTGGCCGGTCCCGCACTTCGAATCGCCATGTGCAAACCGGACGGCACGTTCATCCTCCACAACGCAATGGAGAAGCGAGAACCGACCAACTGGAACCCCGCACCGTCCAGACAGTCGATCGAAGTCCGAGACGGATGTGTCGTGCTTAGATCTCGAAGACTGGACGTTCCAGAGGAAGTCGTGGTGTATTTCCACCGGGTGTTCCTAGCCTGCTCGCTGCCGAAGGAAGGGGCTAAGAGTGAGGACTCCGTGTTCTGCTTATTCAAATCCGAAGAGGACATGAAACGTGTAATCCGAGAGAATCCCAGCGTCATCGAGCCGGGATTTCGCCCCGTGAGTGAGGAAGTGGAGTGCGAAGCCGGTGTGGCTGACATGGTCGGCTACGACGAGAAAGGTAGGTTCATCGTATTAGAGCTGAAGCGAACCCGAGCTGGTGTGAGTGCGGCATCTCAGCTGCGCAGATACGTGGAAGCATTTCGAGAAGAACGATGTGAGGAAGTACGCGGAATACTGGTCGCTCCGTCCGTGACCGACAAGTGCCGACGCCTCTTAGAGAAGTACGGGCTAGAGTGCAAGAAGTTAGAACCCGAACCGCTGAGAGAGGATGGTGGTAAGAAGCAGTGCACTCTCACGGAGTTCTTGGATGGGGAGGGAGACTGA